Proteins encoded together in one Musa acuminata AAA Group cultivar baxijiao chromosome BXJ3-6, Cavendish_Baxijiao_AAA, whole genome shotgun sequence window:
- the LOC135641740 gene encoding PH, RCC1 and FYVE domains-containing protein 1-like isoform X2, which translates to MEGLVGFGDVEKDFKDLISNSPSDSSIGSILDNSSPDINFSITTSPKVTSENFVHLERSDVANMLVKGASSDIIRVSVSSAPSTSSHGSAQDDCDALGDVYVWGEVICEFSSRTGTERGTNFSSGRADVILPKPLESNLVLDVRHVACGVRHAALVTKHGEVFTWGEESGGRLGHAVGADVVHPRLLESLANTDLVACGQFHTCAVTLAGELYTWGDGTHNVGLLGHGSDVSHWVPKRVSGPLEGLQVAYVTCGTWHTALITSIGKLFTFGDGTFGVLGHGNKESVAYPREVESLMGLKTIAVACGVWHTAAVVEVIVAQSNASLSSGKLFTWGDGDKYRLGHGDKEPRLKPTCVASLIDHDFHKLACGHSLTVGLTTSGQVFTMGSTVYGQLGNPQSDGKLPCLVEDRLVGESVGEVACGSYHVAVLTTRGEVFTWGKGANGRLGHGDIEDRKTPNLVEALKDRAVKYIACGATFTAAICQHKWVSGAEQSQCLACRQAFGFTRKRHNCYHCGLVHCHSCSSRKALRAALSPNPAKPYRVCDSCYVKLNNVLEFGVNNKRNGLPRLSGESKDRFEKAETKSTKSVIPSNFDLIKDLDTKAARHGKRTDSLTFIRASQVSSLIQLKDLALVGGIDLQRAGPRALHTSLVLSVNPSRAVSPFSRKSSPPRSASPVPTSSGVYFSKSATDSLKKTNELLNQEVQKLRAQVENLRQHCELQEIELQKLGKKAQEAMALAAEESAKSKAAKEVIKSLTAQLKDMVEILHQGVYKNDVVRPVDSPNGVGSHSGPYSILEVDHQSRFNVNSALTMLSFSTSESILVDGNTSQNHTLMNARESNKLNLSLQDSHVNSNGMEEDFTARQRDSNAEKSSSGSKTDIDNKEIENPPDGEMVYKSSSPISSNIQVEAEWIEQYEPGVYITLVALRDGTRDLKRVRFSRRKFGENQAETWWSDNREKVYERYNVRGSDRFSSAVSSQSALKPEEDCMHSSRV; encoded by the exons ATGGAAGGTCTCGTTGGCTTCGGAGACGTAGAGAAG GATTTCAAGGATTTGATATCTAATAGTCCAAGTGATAGCTCAATTGGTTCCATTCTGGATAATAGTTCTCCTGACATCAATTTTAGTATTACAACTTCACCCAAGGTCACTTCTGAAAATTTTGTACATTTGGAAAGATCAGATGTAGCAAATATGCTAGTCAAAGGTGCCTCCTCAGATATTATCAGAGTAAGTGTCTCTAGCGCACCTAGCACATCAAGTCATGGTTCTGCACAAGATGACTGTGATGCATTAGGTGATGTTTATGTCTGGGGTGAGGTCATATGTGAATTTTCTTCACGAACTGGCACTGAGAGGGGTACCAATTTCTCCAGTGGAAGAGCTGATGTAATTTTGCCCAAGCCCTTAGAATCCAATTTAGTTTTGGATGTTCGCCATGTGGCTTGCGGAGTCAGGCATGCTGCTCTTGTTACGAAACATGGAGAAGTTTTTACGTGGGGTGAAGAATCTGGAGGACGCCTGGGCCATGCAGTTGGAGCTGATGTTGTTCACCCTCGGCTTCTTGAATCTTTAGCTAACACAGATTTGGTTGCTTGTGGGCAGTTTCATACTTGTGCTGTAACTTTAGCTGGCGAACTTTATACTTGGGGTGATGGCACTCATAATGTGGGACTTCTTGGACACGGTAGTGATGTCAGCCACTGGGTACCAAAAAGAGTTTCGGGACCACTGGAAGGTCTTCAAGTTGCATATGTTACTTGTGGCACCTGGCATACTGCCTTAATAACTTCGATTGGGAAATTGTTTACATTTGGTGATGGTACATTTGGTGTTTTAGGTCATGGAAACAAAGAAAGTGTTGCATATCCAAGGGAGGTTGAATCACTGATGGGTTTGAAAACCATTGCAGTTGCATGTGGAGTATGGCACactgctgcagttgtggaggttaTAGTAGCTCAGTCGAATGCCAGTTTATCATCTGGAAAGTTGTTCACTTGGGGTGATGGGGACAAGTACCGACTTGGTCATGGTGACAAGGAGCCGCGTCTCAAGCCTACTTGTGTTGCTTCATTGATCGACCACGATTTTCACAAGCTAGCTTGTGGCCATAGTCTCACTGTTGGCCTGACAACTTCTGGACAAGTTTTTACTATGGGAAGCACTGTTTATGGTCAGCTTGGTAATCCACAGTCTGATGGGAAACTTCCATGCTTAGTTGAAGACAGGCTTGTTGGTGAATCTGTTGGCGAAGTTGCTTGTGGTTCATACCATGTGGCAGTTTTAACAACAAGGGGTGAGGTTTTTACCTGGGGAAAAGGTGCTAATGGAAGATTGGGTCATGGAGACATTGAAGATAGGAAAACACCAAACCTTGTTGAAGCTCTGAAGGACAGAGCTGTTAAATATATTGCCTGCGGTGCAACCTTCACAGCTGCCATATGCCAGCATAAATGGGTGTCAGGTGCAGAGCAATCACAATGCTTGGCATGCAGACAAGCATTTGGGTTCACCCGCAAACGACATAATTGCTACCATTGTGGACTTGTCCATTGCCATTCATGCAGTTCCAGGAAGGCCTTGAGAGCAGCCTTGTCTCCGAATCCTGCAAAACCATATCGAGTTTGTGACTCCTGTTATGTTAAACTGAACAATGTCTTGGAATTTGGAGTTAATAACAAGAGAAATGGTTTACCTCGCTTGTCAGGCGAAAGCAAGGATAGGTTTGAAAAAGCAGAGACAAAATCAACAAAGTCTGTGATACCTAGCAACTTTGATCTCATAAAAGATCTGGACACTAAGGCAGCCAGGCATGGAAAGAGAACTGATTCCTTGACATTTATTCGAGCCTCTCAAGTCAGCTCACTCATACAGTTGAAAGATCTTGCTTTGGTTGGTGGGATTGATCTGCAGCGAGCAGGTCCTAGAGCACTCCACACATCCCTGGTACTATCCGTAAACCCTTCTAGAGCTGTTTCACCATTTTCTAGAAAATCTAGTCCTCCACGTTCTGCATCACCAGTTCCTACATCTTCTGGAGTTTATTTCTCCAAAAGTGCTACTGACAGTCTGAAGAAAACAAATGAGCTCTTGAATCAAGAAGTTCAGAAGTTACGTGCACAG GTTGAAAATCTGAGACAGCACTGTGAGCTTCAAGAAATTGAGTTGCAAAAATTAGGAAAAAAAGCTCAAGAAGCCATGGCATTGGCTGCTGAGGAATCTGCAAAATCAAAAGCTGCAAAAGAAGTTATTAAATCCCTTACAGCACAG CTTAAAGATATGGTTGAGATATTACATCAAGGGGTGTACAAAAATGATGTGGTAAGACCAGTAGACTCACCAAATGGGGTGGGCTCACATTCTGGTCCATACTCCATTCTAGAAGTGGATCATCAGTCAAGATTTAATGTAAACAGTGCTCTGACTATGCTGTCTTTTTCGACTTCGGAGTCTATTCTTGTTGATGGAAATACAAGTCAGAATCATACATTAATGAATGCCCGTGAATCTAATAAGCTGAACTTAAGTTTACAAGACTCTCATGTGAATTCCAATGGAATGGAAGAAGACTTCACTGCAAGACAACGTGACAGTAATGCAGAGAAGTCATCATCCGGCAGTAAAACTGACATTGATAACAAGGAAATTGAAAATCCTCCAGATGGGGAGATGGTCTATAAGTCTTCAAGCCCTATTTCATCAAATATTCAAGTTGAGGCTGAATGGATTGAACAGTATGAACCTGGTGTCTATATAACACTTGTAGCTCTTCGTGATGGAACTCGAGATTTGAAAAGAGTGCGATTCAG TCGAAGAAAATTTGGAGAGAATCAGGCAGAAACCTGGTGGTCAGATAATCGTGAAAAGGTCTATGAGAGATATAATGTTCGTGGGTCAGACAGGTTCTCATCAGCAGTATCAAGTCAATCTGCACTCAAGCCAGAGGAGGATTGCATGCATTCTTCCAGAGTTTGA